One region of Priestia megaterium genomic DNA includes:
- a CDS encoding helix-turn-helix domain-containing protein, protein MTIGQRIRDLRMKQGISLTELANRAGVAKSYISSVERGIQLNPSIQFLNKISTSLNVSIDRLIHEPMDKAESLDIDNEWLELAKEAAESGISKEQFKQFLEFQKWQRAKQD, encoded by the coding sequence ATGACAATTGGTCAACGTATTCGAGATCTTAGAATGAAACAGGGAATATCGCTAACAGAACTTGCAAACCGAGCGGGTGTTGCTAAATCGTACATATCTTCAGTAGAAAGAGGAATTCAGCTCAACCCATCTATTCAATTTCTAAACAAAATTTCTACCTCATTGAACGTGAGTATTGATAGATTGATTCATGAGCCTATGGATAAAGCTGAGTCGTTGGATATTGATAATGAGTGGCTTGAGTTAGCAAAAGAAGCAGCGGAGTCAGGAATAAGCAAAGAGCAGTTTAAACAATTTCTTGAATTTCAAAAATGGCAGCGGGCAAAGCAAGATTAA
- a CDS encoding FAD-dependent monooxygenase, whose product MNYQTDVCIIGAGPGGALLAYLLAKQNISTILIERSDKLGKEFRGEHLNEDGEMILKKHHIFEEIESLGLLRMSRVEYWKDGHVFKTIESELGHAGIHVPQQHLLQSIDSRASSHPSYKLMLGTKVTELTQNEKGQYTGIKAQQKGRGEIIVESKIIIGADGRYSTVRKLAHIKNNIHNHGYDLLWAKIPAPANWEPSIKFALVKQQQVALFSQAKGFVQIGWNIEKDSYPALRKQSFKPFIQRLIEAFPSLNLSIERFIKSWSDFTLLSVQSSISEVWSKHHLLLLGDAAHTMTPTGAFGLNESLKDADLLSDLLHQVFYQNKEISETLRQFEQKRKPRLITLERIQFQREKEFPSHFISS is encoded by the coding sequence ATGAACTATCAAACAGATGTGTGTATAATAGGAGCCGGACCAGGCGGTGCTCTACTAGCCTATCTACTGGCTAAACAAAATATATCAACTATACTGATAGAGAGATCTGATAAGCTTGGAAAAGAATTTCGAGGCGAACATTTAAATGAAGATGGAGAAATGATTCTTAAAAAACATCATATATTTGAAGAAATTGAAAGCTTAGGCCTCCTTCGAATGTCTAGGGTCGAATACTGGAAAGATGGACATGTATTCAAAACGATAGAATCTGAACTTGGGCATGCAGGAATTCATGTTCCACAGCAGCATCTTCTTCAGTCTATAGATAGCCGAGCAAGCAGCCATCCCTCCTACAAACTTATGCTGGGCACAAAAGTAACGGAGCTAACGCAAAATGAAAAAGGACAATATACTGGAATAAAAGCTCAGCAAAAAGGCCGGGGTGAAATAATAGTTGAAAGTAAAATCATTATTGGAGCAGATGGTCGATATTCAACTGTTCGCAAACTTGCGCACATAAAAAACAATATTCATAATCATGGATACGATTTGCTTTGGGCGAAAATTCCTGCACCTGCCAACTGGGAGCCTTCTATTAAATTTGCGCTTGTGAAGCAGCAGCAGGTAGCGCTTTTTTCTCAAGCAAAAGGCTTTGTTCAAATCGGATGGAATATTGAAAAAGACAGCTATCCTGCTCTTCGAAAACAATCGTTTAAACCGTTTATTCAGCGTTTAATAGAGGCTTTCCCTAGCTTAAACCTTTCAATTGAAAGGTTTATTAAGTCGTGGTCAGACTTTACGCTTCTTTCTGTGCAAAGCAGCATAAGCGAAGTGTGGTCAAAACATCACCTGCTCTTGTTAGGTGATGCTGCTCATACGATGACTCCTACTGGCGCTTTTGGATTAAACGAGTCATTAAAAGATGCTGACTTACTGTCTGACTTACTGCATCAAGTTTTTTATCAAAACAAAGAGATTTCAGAAACATTGAGACAGTTTGAACAGAAAAGAAAGCCAAGATTAATAACTCTTGAACGTATTCAGTTTCAGCGAGAAAAAGAATTCCCGTCTCATTTTATTTCTTCTTAA
- a CDS encoding CDI toxin immunity protein: MTKVEHYIQTLGNSADLLTKKQTSIYFEKLSNTFPFLTIMQINWRKVLIKKSARHIEEIKKWLQEMNIKEHQVVLFWKRATKAVSVDLAQALTFFQQTADLTEEAFIYCPSVDYVIEYFKDGKMMIGLAAR; the protein is encoded by the coding sequence ATGACAAAAGTAGAACATTATATTCAAACATTGGGTAACAGTGCAGATTTGCTAACGAAAAAGCAGACAAGCATTTACTTCGAAAAACTTTCAAACACCTTTCCTTTTTTAACAATCATGCAAATTAATTGGAGAAAAGTATTAATTAAAAAGTCCGCCCGGCATATTGAAGAAATCAAAAAATGGCTTCAAGAGATGAATATAAAAGAACATCAGGTTGTTTTATTTTGGAAACGAGCAACTAAAGCCGTAAGCGTCGATTTAGCTCAGGCTCTAACGTTTTTCCAACAAACAGCTGATCTTACAGAAGAAGCGTTTATTTACTGTCCGTCTGTTGACTATGTCATTGAATATTTTAAAGACGGTAAAATGATGATTGGTTTAGCAGCACGTTAA
- a CDS encoding NUDIX domain-containing protein, producing MSNKKAMTNQMKKEYPKPYGYTSDIAVFTIVTEEKEPYKPPKMNLKLMLIQRAMLNAEGEKNSEAGKWALPGGFVHPDESAFEAAKRELEEETGVNDIHLKHYGVYDEPGRDDRGWVITNAHYAIVPEDSLIKRKANDDAARVELFKIDEIFSLPLAFDHEIIIRDAIKEIKKDLLQTTIAQKFLPSQFTYSELQAVLLTVTDDAAIKSDQAFARKIRMLPFIEEVDGKTTTRTSKKPTKLYRFVEMNVMKPIYTARY from the coding sequence ATGTCGAACAAAAAAGCAATGACTAATCAAATGAAAAAAGAATACCCTAAACCCTATGGCTATACGTCAGATATTGCTGTATTTACGATTGTGACGGAAGAAAAAGAACCCTACAAACCACCTAAAATGAATTTAAAATTAATGCTTATCCAGCGAGCAATGCTAAACGCGGAGGGAGAAAAGAACAGCGAAGCAGGAAAGTGGGCGCTTCCCGGCGGATTTGTCCATCCTGATGAATCAGCTTTTGAAGCGGCTAAAAGAGAGCTCGAAGAAGAAACGGGCGTGAACGATATCCATTTAAAACACTATGGTGTCTATGATGAGCCCGGAAGAGACGATAGGGGATGGGTCATCACAAACGCACATTATGCAATTGTCCCAGAAGATAGTCTAATAAAACGAAAAGCGAATGATGATGCTGCTCGAGTTGAATTATTTAAAATAGATGAAATCTTTTCATTGCCTTTAGCTTTTGATCATGAAATCATCATTCGAGATGCAATCAAGGAAATTAAGAAAGATTTATTGCAAACGACTATTGCTCAGAAGTTTCTGCCTTCTCAGTTTACATACTCTGAACTGCAGGCTGTGCTGCTTACCGTAACGGATGATGCGGCAATTAAAAGTGATCAGGCGTTTGCACGAAAAATAAGAATGCTGCCATTCATTGAAGAAGTAGACGGAAAAACAACGACGAGAACGTCTAAAAAGCCAACAAAGCTCTACCGGTTTGTTGAGATGAATGTGATGAAGCCAATCTATACAGCACGCTATTAA
- a CDS encoding cysteine hydrolase family protein, with the protein MKKALINIDYTNDFVAENGALTCGEPGRHIETSISDITRQFIEQGEYVVFAIDFHKENDSLHPESALFPPHNIEGSAGRKLYGKLNDLYNVYQSKANVEWINKTRYSAFAGTDLEIKLRERQITDVYLAGVCTDICVLHTAVDAYNKGFAIYIYEKAVASFNQKGHEWALEHFKSCLRAEII; encoded by the coding sequence ATGAAAAAAGCACTGATTAACATTGATTATACCAATGATTTTGTAGCTGAAAACGGGGCTTTGACATGCGGAGAACCAGGGCGACACATTGAAACATCCATAAGCGATATCACGCGTCAATTTATTGAGCAAGGCGAGTATGTCGTCTTTGCCATTGATTTTCATAAAGAAAATGATTCCTTGCATCCAGAATCAGCGCTGTTTCCGCCTCATAATATTGAAGGTTCTGCAGGAAGGAAGCTATACGGAAAGTTAAATGATTTATATAATGTGTATCAATCAAAGGCAAATGTAGAATGGATAAATAAAACGAGATACAGCGCATTTGCTGGAACAGATCTGGAGATTAAACTGCGAGAAAGACAGATCACCGATGTCTACTTAGCAGGTGTATGTACGGATATCTGTGTACTTCATACAGCAGTAGATGCTTATAATAAAGGATTTGCTATTTATATTTATGAAAAAGCCGTAGCGAGCTTTAATCAAAAAGGCCATGAGTGGGCGCTCGAACACTTTAAATCTTGCCTCAGAGCAGAAATTATTTAA